AAAGTACCGCCGGGGTGGGCAGCGGCTTTAACGATTTCGATTATGAGCAGGTGGGCGCCCAGATAGTCTCCACGCCGTCCGAGGTGTATGCCAACGCCGAGATGATCGTGAAAGTGAAAGAACCGCTGGCTCCGGAATATGATCTGCTGCGGGAAAATCAGTTGCTGTTTACCTTTTTGCATCTGGCCGCCGAACCGGCCCTGACCCGGGCCCTCATTCGCAACCGGGTCAAGGCCATCGCCTATGAGACCATCCAGTTGCCGGATCGCTCCCTGCCCCTGCTCACCCCCATGAGCGAGGTGGCGGGCAAGATGTCCGTGCAAATCGGGGCCATGCTGCTGGAAAAGCATTATGGGGGCAAGGGCATGTTACTGGGCGGGGTGCCGGGCACCCATCCGGCCCGGGTTATGATTCTGGGCGGGGGGACGGTGGGCACCAGCGCCGCTAAAATCGCCCTGGGCTTTGGGGCCGATGTGACCCTGCTGGATGTGAATCTGGATCGCTTGCGGCATCTGGATGATATTTTTCAGGGGCGTCTGAAAACCCTGATGTCCAATAGTTTTAACATTCGGGAAGAGGCTCGGCAGGCCGACTTGCTGATTGGGGCGGTACTCATTCCCGGGGCCAAGGCCCCCAAGCTGGTGACGGAAGCCATGGTGCAGGAAATGCAGCCGGGCTCGGTCATTGTGGACGTGGCCATTGATCAGGGCGGCTCCATCGAGACCATCGATCGGGTCACCACCCACGCCGATCCGGCTTATGTGAAACACGGGGTGATTCATTATTCGGTGGCCAATATGCCGGGCGCCGTGGCCCGGACTTCCACCTTTGCCCTTACGAATGCCACCTTGCCCTACGTGCTGGCCCTGGCCAATCAGGGCTTCGATAGGGCGGTGCGCAAGAATGCCGCCTTGGCCAAAGGGGTCAATGCCCTGAACGGGCATATCACCTACGCCTCGGTGGCGGAAGCCCACGGCTTGCCTTTTACACCGCTGGAGGCCCTGTTACCGGCCTGATAGACCAAGGCGACAAAAAGGGGGCGTCACTCTGAGATTGCACTCTGGGGACGCCCCCTGAAAGTATATGAAGGAATGAGCCTAAGCGTTGGCCGCGTGAGGCAGTTGCTCCTTGCGCAGGGATATTTCCGGGCAGCGCAGGAAGCTTCTCAGTCGTGGCAATTGGCTTTTTTCCACGAAAGTGATAGCCCGTCCCGATTGTCCGGCCCGTCCGGTACGCCCGACCCGGTGGATGTAAAAGGCCTGATCCAGCGGTAAATCGTAGTTGAACACCGCGTCGATGTTCCGCACGTCAATGCCCCGGGCGGCCACATCGGTGGCAATCAGGAAGCGAACCGCTCCTTTGCGGAAGCGCTGCATGACTTTATCCCGCTTGCGTTGGGGCATGCCACCGTGCAGTCCTTCAGCCGGGTAACCCTGACTTTGCAGGCAATCCACCAGTTCTTCCACCTGCATTTTGGTGTTGCAGAAGATGAGACCCAGTTGGAACTGGTGTTGCTCCAGCAAAAAGACCAGGGCTTCCGCTTTCTTGCGACGATGCACTTCGTAGTAGGAAGCATCGATGAGGGCTGCGGTCTTGGCCTGGTGGGCCGCTTTAATGTGAATGGGGTTGCGCTGGTAGCGATCTTTCAGTTCCAGAATGGCCCGGGGCAAGGTGGCTGAGAAAAAGACTGTTTGACGCTCTTTAGGAGTGTAGGCCAGAATTTTTTCAATATCATCCACAAAGCCCATGTTCAGCATTTCATCGGCTTCATCCAGAACCACGGTTTGCAAAGCCTGAATGCGCAAGGTTCTGCGGCCTAGGTGATCAATGACCCGGCCCGGGGTGCCCACCACGATTTGAGGCCGCTTTTGCAGGGCCCGCAATTGCTTGGGCATGGGGTCGCCGCCGTACAAGGTGGCCACAGAAATCTGTTTGTGGTGCTTGAGCAGTTTTTTGAACTCTTCGGAGACCTGAACGGCCAGCTCGCGGGTGGGACATAGAATGAGCGCCTGCACGTTTTTGGAGAGCGGATCGATGCGCTCCACAATGGGGATGCCAAAGGCGCAGGTTTTGCCGGTACCGGTTTGGGCTTGCCCGATCAGATCGTTGCCTTCCAGCAGGGGCGGAATGGCTTGCCCCTGAATGTCGGAAGCGTTTTCAAAGCCCATATCGGCAATGGCTTTTTGAAGGGACTCGCTCAACGGCAAGTCCTGAAATTGGATAGCTGTCATGTGGTTACCTTTAATTGGTGATTGGTACTGATTTTTTCGATGAACAGAGTAAAAATCAGACTTTCATCACACGTTGCAGGTGTTAACCACGGTTAGTAACGACTATCGGATTTTTCCACTCGGTTTTTCGGAGGATGGATAAACAGGGATATGGGGATGGTTTTCCTGAATGGAACAAACCACCCCCATATCGAGAATTGCCTAAATTTTAGTAAGAGCCGGTATTTTGGTAGCAATCACGGCAATACACAGGCTTGCTGCCGTTCGGTTGGAACGGAACCTGGGTGTTTACGCCGCAGCTGGCGCAAACCGCGTCGTACATCTGGCGCTGGGGACGATCGTAACCGCCGCCACCGTAGCCACCACGGCTGCCACCGCCATAGCTGCTACCACCACCGTAACCGCCGCCACGGCTTTGCTTTGCGGCATCCCGGCAGGGTTTGCATTTTTTGGGGGGCTGAAACCCTTTGGATTGATAAAATTCTTGCTCTTCGGCGGTAAAGGGAAAACCAGTGCCACAGTTGACGCAAATGAGTTCGGTTACGGTCACGATGTTAGGAACCTCAAAAATTACTTGATATATACAACCAGATTTCCAGATGAGGCCCGTTGCCATAGTGAAAAACAAACCTGAACCAAAAAATCCAATTTCAGTTAGTATTACCCGGTTAATGCTCAAAAAGCAAGCGAAATCGAAAACGGCAGCGCTTGTTTTTCAATTTTCGACTCCATCGAAAAGACTTAACCCGATGCTGTGAGGCTGGTGCTTTGGGTCTGGGGATATTTGGGGTACCCTATTATCAAGTTCGATCCCCCTACCCTTTAACTGGAGAGTGCTAATTATGAGCGAAATCAAACCCGCCCCGGCTGTCATTCGAGTTGCCCACAGCCCGGACTCCGACGATGCCTTTATGTTTTGGGCGCTGGCGCACCACAAGATTGATGCCGAAGGACTGACCTTCGAGCATATCCTGACCGACATTGAAACCCTGAACCGGGAAGCCCTGAAGGGCACCTACGAGCTGACCGCCATCTCCTATCACGCCTATGCCCATTTGCATGACAAGTACGCCTTGCTCAACGTCGGCTCCAGCGTGGGGGATAAGTACGGCCCGGTGCTGATTGCCAAAAAGCCCCTGACCCGGGATGAATTGACGCAGATTACGGTGGCCGTCCCCGGTGAAATGACCACCGCTTACCTGGCCCTGAAAATCTGGATGCCGGAACTGAAAACCGCCGTGGTGCCCTTTGATCAGATCATGGAACGGGTGGAAAGCGGTGAGTTTGCCGCCGGTTTGATCATTCACGAAGGCCAGCTGACCTATCAGCAACAGGGCTTTGTTAAAATTGTAGATTTGGGCGAATGGTGGTTTGAAGAGTGCAACCTGACCCTGCCCCTCGGGGGGAACGCCATCCGTCGGGATTTGGGCCCGGAGATGATCCAGAAAATTGGCCGGGTGCTGAAGCGCAGCATCGAGCATGGCCTGAAGCACCGGGAAGAGGCGCTGGAATACGCCCTGCAATTCGCCCGGGGTCTGGATAAAAAGACCGCGGACGCCTTTGTGGGCATGTACGTGAACGAGATGACCCTGGATGCCGATGTGGAAATCCGCAAGGCCGTGAAGCTGCTGCTCTGGCGGGGACAGGCCATTGGGGTGATTCAGGACAAAATCGAGCCGGAATTCATTGACGTGCTGCCGGAACTGGCTGGTTCCGTCTAGGACATTCGCCTCAAAGTCGAAAACGCCCGGCCCATTGACCGGGCGTTTTCTTTGGTCGGGTGGTGATCTCTGGTGCTTTTGAACGGGGTGCCAGATCCAGACTTGAGTTTTGTGTTTTTTGGTGTATGTTTGTTTCCAGTATATTAAAGTGAATTTCGAAGTGGGTTTTTAACCGGTCGCAACCAGCGCCAGGTAT
This portion of the Vampirovibrio chlorellavorus genome encodes:
- a CDS encoding DEAD/DEAH box helicase yields the protein MTAIQFQDLPLSESLQKAIADMGFENASDIQGQAIPPLLEGNDLIGQAQTGTGKTCAFGIPIVERIDPLSKNVQALILCPTRELAVQVSEEFKKLLKHHKQISVATLYGGDPMPKQLRALQKRPQIVVGTPGRVIDHLGRRTLRIQALQTVVLDEADEMLNMGFVDDIEKILAYTPKERQTVFFSATLPRAILELKDRYQRNPIHIKAAHQAKTAALIDASYYEVHRRKKAEALVFLLEQHQFQLGLIFCNTKMQVEELVDCLQSQGYPAEGLHGGMPQRKRDKVMQRFRKGAVRFLIATDVAARGIDVRNIDAVFNYDLPLDQAFYIHRVGRTGRAGQSGRAITFVEKSQLPRLRSFLRCPEISLRKEQLPHAANA
- a CDS encoding menaquinone biosynthesis family protein is translated as MSEIKPAPAVIRVAHSPDSDDAFMFWALAHHKIDAEGLTFEHILTDIETLNREALKGTYELTAISYHAYAHLHDKYALLNVGSSVGDKYGPVLIAKKPLTRDELTQITVAVPGEMTTAYLALKIWMPELKTAVVPFDQIMERVESGEFAAGLIIHEGQLTYQQQGFVKIVDLGEWWFEECNLTLPLGGNAIRRDLGPEMIQKIGRVLKRSIEHGLKHREEALEYALQFARGLDKKTADAFVGMYVNEMTLDADVEIRKAVKLLLWRGQAIGVIQDKIEPEFIDVLPELAGSV
- a CDS encoding CxxC-x17-CxxC domain-containing protein; translation: MTVTELICVNCGTGFPFTAEEQEFYQSKGFQPPKKCKPCRDAAKQSRGGGYGGGSSYGGGSRGGYGGGGYDRPQRQMYDAVCASCGVNTQVPFQPNGSKPVYCRDCYQNTGSY
- the ald gene encoding alanine dehydrogenase; this encodes MRIGVPKEVKPNEHRVAMTPAGVEALIKQGHTVLLESTAGVGSGFNDFDYEQVGAQIVSTPSEVYANAEMIVKVKEPLAPEYDLLRENQLLFTFLHLAAEPALTRALIRNRVKAIAYETIQLPDRSLPLLTPMSEVAGKMSVQIGAMLLEKHYGGKGMLLGGVPGTHPARVMILGGGTVGTSAAKIALGFGADVTLLDVNLDRLRHLDDIFQGRLKTLMSNSFNIREEARQADLLIGAVLIPGAKAPKLVTEAMVQEMQPGSVIVDVAIDQGGSIETIDRVTTHADPAYVKHGVIHYSVANMPGAVARTSTFALTNATLPYVLALANQGFDRAVRKNAALAKGVNALNGHITYASVAEAHGLPFTPLEALLPA